In the Penaeus chinensis breed Huanghai No. 1 chromosome 31, ASM1920278v2, whole genome shotgun sequence genome, one interval contains:
- the LOC125041671 gene encoding 5-phosphohydroxy-L-lysine phospho-lyase-like: protein MSVKQKLTKEETLQLRKKHIGPSCKLFFRSDPLKIVRAAGCYMYDEKGCRYLDCINNVCHVGHCHPQVVSAAIEQMSVLNTNSRFLHDNLVLYAERLTSYFPEKLNVCFFVNSGSEANDLAIRLARTHTGKRDVITLDHAYHGHVTSLIDISPYKFNHPGGEGQRDWVHVAPVPDVYRGKYTDKDFTVEECTQKYADEVKQLCDKATKLHGGVSIFFAESMQSCGGQIVYPPGYLRQVYSHVRAAGGVCLADEVQVGFGRVGSHMWAFQTQGDDIVPDIVTLGKPMGNGHPVSAVITTREIAESFGATGMEYFNTFGGNPVSAAIANAVLDVIEKENLLDNATKIGNFLKQEFNRLKGKHAIIGDVRGEGMFLGVDLVKNRETREPATAEAAFINKRLKEQYVLLSNDGPYRNVLKFKSPLVFGMEDAKELVEKLDAIMTEMEAAENIVANGMEKLMVNGNHDPKPQQQLTNGHANNIDAPSEIQVKV from the exons ATGTCTGTTAAGCAAAAGTTAACGAAGGAAGAGACATTGCAGCTGAGGAAGAAACACATTGG ACCCTCATGTAAGCTATTTTTCCGATCGGACCCGCTGAAGATCGTGCGCGCAGCTGGCTGTTACATGTACGATGAGAAAGGATGCAGGTATTTGGACTGCATCAACAATGTCTGTCATG TTGGCCATTGTCATCCACAAGTTGTATCAGCAGCAATTGAACAGATGAGCGTCTTGAACACAAACAGCCGATTCCTTCATGATAATTTGGTTCTCTATGCGGAAAG ACTGACGTCATATTTCCCCGAAAAGCTAAATGTCTGCTTCTTCGTCAATTCTGGCAGCGAGGCCAACGACCTTGCAATACGACTGGCACGAACGCACACGGGGAAGCGGGATGTGATCACCCTAGATCA tGCATATCATGGTCATGTCACATCTCTTATTGACATTTCTCCCTATAAATTCAACCATCCCGGGGGAGAAGGCCAGCGTGACTGGGTCCATGTT GCTCCAGTTCCTGATGTGTATCGAGGAAAGTACACAGACAAAGACTTCACAGTGGAAGAGTGTACTCAAAAGTATGCAGATGAAGTGAAACAGCTGTGTGACAAGGCTACCAAACTCCACGGTGGAGTCAGCATCTTTTTCGCAGAATCTATGCAAAGCTGCGGTGGGCAAATTGTTTACCCACCTGGATACCTTCGTCAGGTCTATAG CCATGTAAGAGCAGCAGGTGGTGTGTGTTTGGCAGATGAGGTCCAGGTTGGCTTTGGAAGAGTTGGTTCTCACATGTGGGCCTTCCAGACGCAGGGGGATGACATAGTTCCAGACATCGTAACCCTGGGAAAGCCTATGGGCAATGGCCACCCCGTGTCAGCAGTCATTACAACAAG GGAAATTGCTGAAAGCTTTGGAGCCACAGGAATGGAATACTTCAACACGTTTGGTGGCAATCCTGTGTCAGCCGCTATTGCAAATGCTGTTCTCGATGTCATTGAGAAAGAAAATCTGTTGGATAATGCTACAAAAATTGGAAACTTCCTAAAGCAAGAATTTAACCGGCTTAAAGGAAAACATGCCATTATTG GTGATGTACGAGGCGAAGGAATGTTCTTGGGCGTAGATTTGGTAAAGAACAGAGAGACACGGGAACCTGCCACTGCTGAGGCTGCTTTCATCAACAAAAG ATTAAAGGAGCAATATGTGCTGCTGAGCAATGATGGCCCTTACAGAAATGTTCTCAAGTTCAAAAGCCCATTGGTCTTTGGAATGGAAGATGCTAAAGAACTTGTTGAAAAACTGGATGCCATCATGACGGAGATGGAAGCAGCAGAG AACATAGTAGCGAATGGCATGGAGAAATTGATGGTGAATGGTAACCATGACCCCAAGCCGCAGCAGCAGCTCACGAATGGTCATGCGAATAATATTGATGCACCCAGTGAAATTCAAGTTAAAG TGTGA